A stretch of DNA from Pseudonocardia hierapolitana:
TCGCGGTGTTCCTCGTGCTGCAGCGGTATTGGCAGGCGGGCATCGCGATGGGCGCCGTCAAGCAGTGAGTGCCACCGACCCCGGGGAGGACCGAAACCGATGATCCGATCACGGAGCACGCTCGCGGCGGCATCCGTCGCGCTCGCCATGGCGCTGTCCGCGTGCAGCGGCGGCGATGGTGGCGGGGGCGGTGGCGGCGGGGAGACCTGCGACGGCCCGCTCACGCTCTGGACCTGGGTGCCCAACATCCAGGCGGCCGTCGACCTGTACGAGCAGTCCCATCCGGGCGTGGACGTACAGGTGTCCAACGTCGGGCAGGGCGACGAGCACTACACGCAGCTGCGAACCGTGCTCTCGGCCGGCACCGGCGCCCCCGACGCCGTGCAGATGGAGTTCAAGAACATCCCCGCGTTCACGCTCACCGAGTCGCTCGTCGACCTCACCCAGTACGGCGCGGCCGACGTGGAGAACCGGTTCCTGCCCTCGGCGTGGCAGCAGGTGAAGTTCGGTGACGGGATCTACGGCATCCCGCAGGACACCGGCCCCATGATCATGCTGTACCGGCCGGACATCTTCGACGGCCTCGGCATCCCGGTCCCCACCACGTGGGACGAGTACATCGAGGCGGGCCGGAAGATCCAGGCGAGTGGTCCCGACCGCTTCATCGGGCACCTCGGCCCGGACGACGCCGGCGGCGTCTCGAGCCTGCTGTGGCAGGCCGGAGCGCGGCCGTTCGAGCTCGAGGGCGAGTCGTCGCTCACCATCGACTTCTCCGACGAGGGCACGGCCACCTGGGTGCGGACGTTCAACACGCTGGTGTCCGAGCGCCTCGTCGAGCCCGTGCCCGGCTTCACGGACGAGTGGTACCGGGGCATGGCAGAGGGCCGCTTCGCCACCTGGGTGGCCGGTGCCTGGGCGCCGACGTTCCTGCAGACCGTGATCCCACAGGCCGAGGGCCAGTGGCGGGTGGCGCCGATGCCGAACTACGGCGAGCCGGTGGTGCCCGAGAACGGCGGCTCGTCCGTGGCGGTCACCACGCAGAGCGAGTGCCCCGCCGCCGCGGCCGAGTTCGCGATCTGGCTGAACTCCGACCCGGCGGCGGCCAAGGCGCTGAACGAGACCAGCCTGCTGTACCCGGCCACCCGGGCGCTCGTCGAGGACCCGGCGTGGCTCGCCGCGCCGATGCCGTTCCTCGGCGGGCAGCAGGCCAACCAGGTCTACGTCGAGGCCTCGAAGCAGGTCTCGGAGGGCTGGCAGTACACGCCCTTCCAGGACTACACCGAGTCCGTCTTCCCCGACACGATCGGGCAGGCGATCGTCAACCGCACCGACCTGCAGGCAGGCCTCGACGCATGGGGTGAGCGGCTGCGCGCCTACGCCACGGAGCAGGGCTTCCAGGTCCAGGGCAGCTGATCCTTCGCGCGAACGGCGCTCGGCATCGAGCCGGGCGCCGGTCGACGTCTCCGGACCACGTTATAGTCTGATTGGACTATTCGAATCGGACCGGAGTCGTCGTGAAGCCCGTGAACCTGCTGGGGATGGCCCTGCTGCGACTGCTCGCCGAGCGTCCGCAGCACCCCTACGAGCTGCGGCAGCGCATGCGGGACGAGGGCCTCGACCGGATGATCAAGGTGACGCACGGTGCGCTGTACTACTCCGTGGAGTCCCTGGTGAAGGCGGAGCTGATCGCCCCGGTCGAGGTGAGCCGTCAGGGCAGGCGGCCCGAGCGCACCGTCTACGAGATCACCGACGCCGGCCGCGAGGTCGCAGGGGACCGGCTGCGCGAGCTGCTGTCGACGGTCGCTCCGGAGCCCACGACGTACGGCGCCGCGCTGGCGTTCCTGTCGCTGGTGCCGCCCACGGACGCGGCGCGCCGGCTCGAGCTGCGCGCCGTGCTGCTCGAAGGCGAGCTCGCCGCCGCGGGCACGCGCCACGACGCGCTGATCGAGCAGGGCGTTCCGCCAGTGGCGCTCGTGGAGATGCGCCACCACCAGGCACACCTGCGGGCAGATCTGGAGCTCACCCGCTCGATCCGCGACGACATCAGGAGCGGGCGGATGAGCTGGGAGCCGGTACTCGGATCGGCAGACGGGAGCGAGCGGTGAGGGTGTGGTTCGTCACAGGGGCGTCGAGCGGCTTCGGGCTGGAGATCAGCCGGCAGGCCCTCGACCGCGGGGACGCGGTCGTCGCCACCGCGCGCCGCCCGCAGCTGGCGGCCGCGGCGCTCGACGCTCCGCGAGACCGGCTGGCGGTCGTCCCCCTCGACGTCACGTCGGAGCCCGCGGCGCGGGCGGCCGTCGAGCGAGCGCTCGAGGCGTTCGGCCGGATCGACGTGCTCGTGAACAACGCGGGCCGAGGGCTGTTCGGGGCGGTGGAGGAGACCACGCTCGGCGATGCCCGCGCGCTCTTCGAACCGAACGTGCTCGGTGTACTGGCGGTCACGAGGTCCGTGCTGCCCGTGATGCGCCGGCAGCGGTCGGGCCGCATCGTCATGATGAGCTCGATGGGCGGCTTCTCGTCCGGGGCGGGGTTCGGCGTGTACGCCGCCAGCAAGTTCGCCGTCGAGGCCATCGGCGAGGCGCTCGCGGAGGAGCTCGCCCCGTTCGGCGTGCGCGTCACGATCGTGCAGCCGGGCGTGTTCGAGACGGGGTTCGCCGTGTCGAGCTCCGAGAAGGCGAGCGAGCCGATCGCCGCCTACGCGCCTGCGGGGGACACCGTCGAGCAGTACGACGACGGCGTCCCCGGCGGGGATCCCGCAGCCGCGGCGGCGGCGATCGTCGGGCTGGCCGACCGGGAGGACCCGCCACTGCGGCTCCCCCTCGGCGAGGACGCGGTCGCACGGATCCGCGCGAAGGCGGAGGCCGTGCTCGCCGGCCTCGCCCCCTGACTTCCCCGACGAGCGGCGCGTTCGTCGGATAGGTACCGACGAACGCGCCGCTCGTCATCAGAACGCGGCTTCCGGGAGATCCATGAGGCTGTTGTCCGTGGCCTCCACCACCGCACGCTGGGCGCTCAGCTGCGGCAGCACGGACTTGGCGAAG
This window harbors:
- a CDS encoding PadR family transcriptional regulator — encoded protein: MKPVNLLGMALLRLLAERPQHPYELRQRMRDEGLDRMIKVTHGALYYSVESLVKAELIAPVEVSRQGRRPERTVYEITDAGREVAGDRLRELLSTVAPEPTTYGAALAFLSLVPPTDAARRLELRAVLLEGELAAAGTRHDALIEQGVPPVALVEMRHHQAHLRADLELTRSIRDDIRSGRMSWEPVLGSADGSER
- a CDS encoding extracellular solute-binding protein, producing MIRSRSTLAAASVALAMALSACSGGDGGGGGGGGETCDGPLTLWTWVPNIQAAVDLYEQSHPGVDVQVSNVGQGDEHYTQLRTVLSAGTGAPDAVQMEFKNIPAFTLTESLVDLTQYGAADVENRFLPSAWQQVKFGDGIYGIPQDTGPMIMLYRPDIFDGLGIPVPTTWDEYIEAGRKIQASGPDRFIGHLGPDDAGGVSSLLWQAGARPFELEGESSLTIDFSDEGTATWVRTFNTLVSERLVEPVPGFTDEWYRGMAEGRFATWVAGAWAPTFLQTVIPQAEGQWRVAPMPNYGEPVVPENGGSSVAVTTQSECPAAAAEFAIWLNSDPAAAKALNETSLLYPATRALVEDPAWLAAPMPFLGGQQANQVYVEASKQVSEGWQYTPFQDYTESVFPDTIGQAIVNRTDLQAGLDAWGERLRAYATEQGFQVQGS
- a CDS encoding SDR family oxidoreductase; translated protein: MRVWFVTGASSGFGLEISRQALDRGDAVVATARRPQLAAAALDAPRDRLAVVPLDVTSEPAARAAVERALEAFGRIDVLVNNAGRGLFGAVEETTLGDARALFEPNVLGVLAVTRSVLPVMRRQRSGRIVMMSSMGGFSSGAGFGVYAASKFAVEAIGEALAEELAPFGVRVTIVQPGVFETGFAVSSSEKASEPIAAYAPAGDTVEQYDDGVPGGDPAAAAAAIVGLADREDPPLRLPLGEDAVARIRAKAEAVLAGLAP